One Spinacia oleracea cultivar Varoflay chromosome 4, BTI_SOV_V1, whole genome shotgun sequence DNA segment encodes these proteins:
- the LOC110805219 gene encoding deSI-like protein At4g17486, with the protein MLMMMMLCRKNTSVDVAGSGSGSGSGSIPVYLNVYDITPFNGYAYWLGLGVYHSGVQVHGVEYAFGAHEYPSTGIFEGEPKKCDGFIFRKAILLGWTEFGADDVRKLMEELALEYKGNAYNLITKNCNHFCNHASVKLTGNHIPSWVNRLARIGILCNCVIPETVTTTRIQQRRKEDHKKQVITTSSNSNTSLSSSPSETITKSVTPHS; encoded by the exons atgttgatgatgatgatgttgtgtaGGAAGAATACTAGTGTTGATGttgctggttctggttctggTTCTGGTTCAGGTTCAATCCCTGTTTATCTCAATGTCTACGATATAACTCCTTTCAATGGTTACGCTTATTGGCTCGGACTTGGGGTCTACCACTCTGGCGTACaag TTCACGGAGTTGAGTATGCATTTGGAGCTCACGAGTATCCCTCGACTGGGATTTTCGAGGGGGAACCCAAGAAATGCGATGGATTTATATTTAGGAAGGCGATATTGTTAGGGTGGACAGAGTTTGGAGCAGATGATGTCAGGAAACTTATGGAAGAACTTGCATTGGAGTATAAAGGGAATGCTTATAACTTAATTACTAAGAATTGCAACCATTTCTGTAATCATGCTTCCGTCAAGCTTACTGGGAATCACATCCCAAGTTGGGTCAATCGCCTCGCTCGAATAG GAATTTTATGCAATTGTGTCATTCCTGAGACTGTAACGACCACCAGAATCCAGCAAAGGAGAAAAGAAGACCACAAAAAACAAGTTATCACAACATCATCAAATTCTAATACTTCTTTATCATCATCCCCTTCGGAAACCATAACAAAATCAGTCACACCACATTCATAA